The stretch of DNA tcttcttcttcaaccacCACCACTATTTCCAGCACCACCAGCACCACCACCACGGCGGCGTTCTGTACAATCTCCGGCGCTTCCATATCGGCAAATACTTTCACACCTTTGTCAACGGCCCTCGTTGACTTTTCTGCTCATGTAGATAAAGCTTCAGCTTTTGAGAGCTCTCAGTTTTTTTCATCTATCCCTCTGCAGCCAATTCCGAGGGGTGTTTTCCATTCCGGCCCGATCCCGGCCCGTGTATCAAACACGGGCTTAGGTTCGGGCCCGGTAGAGAGGGGATTCATGTCGGGCCCGATTGAAAGGAGCTTTATTTCGGGCCCGATGGAGAATCAGTATGATCATATACAAAGGTATAAACTGAAATCCAAGAAATGGGGTTTGATTAGAAGTTTAAAGAAAGTGTTTACGAGTTCGTTTTTTGGGtataaagaagtgaaatttactgaaaagaatattattaatGTTAGTGAAGTTAAATTTATAGAGAGTAATAATAATGTTGGAAATGTTTTGAGTAGTGAAAATAGTTTgggtgatgatgatgatgaaggaAATGATTCATTTAGAGGCCAAAATGTTCAATGGGCACAAGGTAAAGCAGGGGAAGACAGAGTACATGTTGTGATTTCTGAGGAACATGGATGGGTTTTTGTTGGTATTTATGATGGATTTAATGGACCTGATGCTACTGATTTTCTGTTGAGTAATCTTTATTCAAATGTGTATAAAGAACTTAAAGGGTTGTTGTGGAATGATAAGTCAGAAACTCCCAAGAATTCGATGAGCAACGAGGTTGTTTCATTGAGGAATTCGGGTGTTAGTAAAGTGGAACATTTTGTTCCAAATCAAGAATTTGATGGGATTTCCGGTGTTGATCATTCTGATGTCTTGAAGGCTTTATCTGAAGGGTTAAGGAAGACTGAGGCGTTGTATTTGGAGATTGCTGATATGATGGTTAATGAGAATCCTGAATTGGCCTTAATGGGATCTTGTGTTATGGTGATGTTGCTTAAGGATCAAGATGTTTATTTGTTGAACGTTGGCGATAGTCGTGCTGTTTTAGCTCAAAATCTTGAATCTGATCTTTCTGTTAGCAAGTTCAGAAGGATAAATGAGCAGAGTGTTAGCAGCATTGATGCACTCTATAGAGCTGAATCCGATCGCAAACATAATCTTGTTCCAGCTCAACTTACTATGGATCATAGCACTTCTATCAAAGAGGTAACAAACCATAGCTCATTTACATAAGTAATTGCAAGAAACGTTTTGTATTTTTCCTGTTTTCGTATGTTTATGTTGAGCTTATCTTGTGAATATGATTGCAGGAAGTTGTTAGGATTAGAAGTGAGCATCCTGATGATGCTTTCGCGAttaaaaatgatagagtgaaaggTTCCTTGAAGGTTACTCGAGCATTCGGGGCAGGATATCTCAAACAGGTATTAAGAATCGACTATAAACTCATTTGTATCATTGATCATATCGATGACTGGCTTGCTCAACATTTTTTGAACTTGTTAACTATATTTGCAATCTGATGAAATATGAAGCGATATGCTTAACACAAACACATGTCTATATTGCACCAGTATTGTTCGAATTGAAATCTTTCAAGTGTTCTTATTACAGTCAGGCCTCTCTATAACAATCATTTTCTCGTGGAATCcatctttcattttatgttatAGTATATGTTATGTATAAAACAACATTTTGCTATAGCAACCAAAAAGTATCCAGACAACCAATGATGTTATAGAGAGGTTTGACTGTAGTTAGCTCGTATTTCACCTGAACGTGCTGCTGATTTGTTTGAAGATTGTTCTATTAGCCTTTTATTGATATCGTTTCGACTTCTATGATTTTACAGGCAAAATGGAACAATGCACTTCTAGAGATGTTCAGAATTGACTACATTGGAAATTCACCATACATCAACTGTTTACCTTCACTTCACCACCACACACTTGGTTCAAGAGACAAGTTTTTGATCTTATCATCCGATGGGCTCTACCAATACTTCACCAACGAAGAAGCAGTCTCGGAAGTTGAGACCTTTATGTCTATATTCCCTGAGGGAGATCCTGCCCAGCATCTCGTCGAAGAAGTCTTATTCAGAGCTGCTAAGAAAGCTGGTAAATACTAAACACTCAGAATCATTGCCATAGAGATTTGCTAAGTACTAATGTCTCATATCAATCGTTCTAAACAACGTTCATTTTGGATTTTGTAGGCTTGAACTTTCATGAGTTGCTTGATATACCTCAAGGTGATCGTAGGAAGTACCATGACGATGTTTCAATCATCATTTTATCCTTTGAAGGAAGGATATGGAAATCATCGATGTAAATCTCAGCTAGATCGAGGAATTTTGGAAGTTTATAACCCTCAAGACAACAAAAACAACAGTACATAGAAAAATTCGAGCTAGTTTTGCTGTGCTAGCCCTTGTTTACCCCGAATTTAGCAGTAGTGTTCATAGTATACATGTCTAGGTTGCTCGA from Solanum stenotomum isolate F172 unplaced genomic scaffold, ASM1918654v1 scaffold17538, whole genome shotgun sequence encodes:
- the LOC125850518 gene encoding probable protein phosphatase 2C 23 yields the protein MGNGVRKLNHCFAGDVGEISKRHNDLNLTDPLDEGLGHSFCYIRPDPYSKPHPFSDDSSSSSTTTTISSTTSTTTTAAFCTISGASISANTFTPLSTALVDFSAHVDKASAFESSQFFSSIPLQPIPRGVFHSGPIPARVSNTGLGSGPVERGFMSGPIERSFISGPMENQYDHIQRYKLKSKKWGLIRSLKKVFTSSFFGYKEVKFTEKNIINVSEVKFIESNNNVGNVLSSENSLGDDDDEGNDSFRGQNVQWAQGKAGEDRVHVVISEEHGWVFVGIYDGFNGPDATDFLLSNLYSNVYKELKGLLWNDKSETPKNSMSNEVVSLRNSGVSKVEHFVPNQEFDGISGVDHSDVLKALSEGLRKTEALYLEIADMMVNENPELALMGSCVMVMLLKDQDVYLLNVGDSRAVLAQNLESDLSVSKFRRINEQSVSSIDALYRAESDRKHNLVPAQLTMDHSTSIKEEVVRIRSEHPDDAFAIKNDRVKGSLKVTRAFGAGYLKQAKWNNALLEMFRIDYIGNSPYINCLPSLHHHTLGSRDKFLILSSDGLYQYFTNEEAVSEVETFMSIFPEGDPAQHLVEEVLFRAAKKAGLNFHELLDIPQGDRRKYHDDVSIIILSFEGRIWKSSM